A single window of Malus sylvestris chromosome 5, drMalSylv7.2, whole genome shotgun sequence DNA harbors:
- the LOC126623268 gene encoding pathogenesis-related protein 1-like, with product MGLCNISLALLFILGSALIQSSHAQDTRQDYLNSHNAARAAVGVGPLTWDDNVARYAQNYANQRVGDCKLVHSKGPYGENLAMSTGDLSGTAAVDLWVKEKADYSYKSNSCAAGKVCGHYTQVVWRKSARVGCAKVRCSSGGTFIGCNYDPPGNYVGEKPY from the coding sequence ATGGGGTTGTGCAATATTTCCCTAGCTCTCCTTTTCATTTTAGGCTCAGCCCTAATACAATCCTCTCATGCCCAAGACACACGCCAAGACTACCTCAATTCCCACAACGCCGCTCGAGCAGCAGTAGGCGTTGGTCCCTTGACGTGGGATGACAATGTAGCACGCTATGCACAAAACTACGCCAATCAACGTGTTGGCGACTGTAAGCTTGTGCACTCCAAGGGGCCATACGGCGAAAACCTTGCCATGAGCACTGGTGACCTGTCGGGAACAGCGGCTGTGGACCTGTGGGTGAAGGAGAAAGCCGACTACAGTTATAAGTCGAACTCGTGTGCTGCTGGAAAGGTGTGTGGGCATTATACACAGGTGGTTTGGCGTAAGTCGGCTCGTGTAGGGTGCGCAAAAGTGAGGTGCAGCAGTGGGGGTACCTTCATTGGATGCAACTATGATCCCCCAGGCAACTATGTTGGGGAGAAGCCTTACTAG